TGGTAGAAATTCCATTCACATACATATCACAAATTTGACTTGCAAACTCTTCAGGCCTTCTCATATACGGAATATGAAATTGCGACTGAAAATCCTTAGCTCCATGGACTCTTGGGCGATCATAGGTAATGGCTCCAATGGGCGTGTCGATAGTAGTCTTTCTAATTCCATGTCGATAACCTTTATTTTTCTCATTTGGTGAGCTATGCTGGTAATACGACCTACCCAAGTGTTCAGAAATCTCGGCCTTTATAGCTTCTGACAACAACATCTGGCTTCCAAACTGTAGCAGACCCATGAGGCTTGATGTTTGAGGAATTTCTAATTGCAAATTTGATTTTACTTCTTGCGAAGTTACTTGTGATGACTTACTTTTTCTCATTAGGGAGTTCTCCTTTGTTATTAATGATTTATGTGTTTAAGTTAAATCATTATGGAGTGCTCCCTTTTTAATTTCTACCACTTTCGGGACGTTGCCTAGCCCGTAACGCCGACCAGTCTCATTTCTGGGATTAGTCGATCCTGAAGGGTGCGATTAAGACGCTCAACCCGGCCCTTACATTCAGGAGAGTTGGCATAGATGATTTGTATATTGAGCTCTTCTAAAGCTCTTACAAGTTGCGAGAAGTGGGTTCTTTTCTGTCCCCCATACATTCCGGCACGATCCACGTAAATAACGCTAGGAAGGCCGTTTACGATGAAAATATCGCTTAAGACCTTGAAACAACCAAACATGGTTTCTGTTTTAAAAAATTCTCCACCCATGACTTTGTTCGTGGCATCATCAATAGCCACTATCAAACAGGATTCTTCGTTATTAAACCAGCGATGAGGGCTGCCATCAAGCTGAAGCATGAAACCCGCTTGGCTATAGCGATTGCGGCGAAAGCGAGGTTTACCTCTGCGCTTGTGAGCTTGTTTAACCATACCTCTTAGGTGGCACCACGTGCGGAAAGTTTCTCGATTAAGTTTTAGATTAAATCTGGATTCAATTTTCTCCAGGGCATGGAGCATATTAAAATCATAAAGCTCGGCTTCAACAAAATTCATAATTTGTTGAAGTAATTCTTTAGGTTTTTTATTCTTCGGAGTTTTTCCTTTATTGCCATGACTGATGAACGCAATGCCTTGAGCCTCATAGCTTCTAAGCCATCGCCGTAGTGTGCGCTCACTCACATCTAAAAGTACAAGCGCTTCTTTAGATTTCATCATCCCTTTAGAAACCTTTGCTACAGTCTGAATTCGTAACTGATCCTTAGTTCCAACCACTAGTGCTCCCATACCAACTCACCTCCTGTTGTAAGTAGGCGAAATCACATCAAGAAATGTTTCAAATTGATACACTCAGTCGGTCAAAGTCGCTTTGTAATTAGCACCGGTCAAAGTCGCTCTGTAGTTACACTGTCAACGAAATTGTAATCAAATGTCAAAGGGATTGGCGCCTCCAAACGATACGAAACTTTGAGATCAATTCAGAATGATTCGATCGAAAGAATAGTCTATTGTTTATTTGATTTCCAGCCAGCCCCTTCCCGTATTGAGATCCGGAATGTCCATTGCAATAAGGATCTGTGTTAGAAAGTAAGAGGATTTCTAATAAACTTAGGAGAATATCAAAATGAAAAAAAGAATTGTATCAATCTTGAATTTGATGGGTCTAATGTTGGCGGTAGCTCAATACGGAGAAGACGCTCAAGCAGCG
Above is a genomic segment from Deltaproteobacteria bacterium containing:
- a CDS encoding transposase encodes the protein MRKSKSSQVTSQEVKSNLQLEIPQTSSLMGLLQFGSQMLLSEAIKAEISEHLGRSYYQHSSPNEKNKGYRHGIRKTTIDTPIGAITYDRPRVHGAKDFQSQFHIPYMRRPEEFASQICDMYVNGISTRKVKKSLKSATGEKIKLSKSTVSRITKKLVTEFQEWKKKDLSKLDPESADNPAKYFLS
- a CDS encoding ISNCY family transposase → MGALVVGTKDQLRIQTVAKVSKGMMKSKEALVLLDVSERTLRRWLRSYEAQGIAFISHGNKGKTPKNKKPKELLQQIMNFVEAELYDFNMLHALEKIESRFNLKLNRETFRTWCHLRGMVKQAHKRRGKPRFRRNRYSQAGFMLQLDGSPHRWFNNEESCLIVAIDDATNKVMGGEFFKTETMFGCFKVLSDIFIVNGLPSVIYVDRAGMYGGQKRTHFSQLVRALEELNIQIIYANSPECKGRVERLNRTLQDRLIPEMRLVGVTG